In Phyllostomus discolor isolate MPI-MPIP mPhyDis1 chromosome 3, mPhyDis1.pri.v3, whole genome shotgun sequence, a single genomic region encodes these proteins:
- the NUDT2 gene encoding bis(5'-nucleosyl)-tetraphosphatase [asymmetrical] isoform X2: MSKGLISRRCRVKGHVEPGENELETALRETQEEAGLKASQLTIIEGFRRELNYVARKKPKTVIYWLAEVKDRDVEICLSHEHQAYRWLGLDEACQLAQFEEMKAALQEGHQFLCSTVAQAN, from the exons ATGAGCAAGGGACTAATTTCGCGTCGCTGCAGGGTCAAAG GCCATGTGGAACCAGGAGAAAATGAATTGGAAACAGCCCTGCGGGAGACTCAAGAGGAAGCAGGCCTAAAAGCAAGCCAGCTGACCATCATTGAGGGGTTCAGAAGGGAGCTCAATTATGTGGccaggaagaaacccaaaacagtcaTCTACTGGCTGGCAGAGGTGAAGGACCGCGATGTGGAGATCTGCCTCTCCCACGAGCACCAAGCTTACCGCTGGCTGGGGCTGGATGAGGCCTGCCAGTTGGCTCAATTCGAGGAAATGAAGGCAGCACTCCAAGAAGGACACCAGTTTCTCTGCTCCACGGTGGCCCAAGCTAACTGA
- the NUDT2 gene encoding bis(5'-nucleosyl)-tetraphosphatase [asymmetrical] isoform X1, giving the protein MALKACGLIIFRRRPIPKVDSTAIEFLLLQASDGIHHWTPPKGHVEPGENELETALRETQEEAGLKASQLTIIEGFRRELNYVARKKPKTVIYWLAEVKDRDVEICLSHEHQAYRWLGLDEACQLAQFEEMKAALQEGHQFLCSTVAQAN; this is encoded by the exons ATGGCCCTGAAAGCATGTGGCTTGATCATCTTCCGAAGACGCCCCATTCCCAAGGTGGACAGCACGGCGATTGAGTTTCTCTTGCTGCAGGCATCAGATGGCATTCATCACTGGACTCCTCCTAAAG GCCATGTGGAACCAGGAGAAAATGAATTGGAAACAGCCCTGCGGGAGACTCAAGAGGAAGCAGGCCTAAAAGCAAGCCAGCTGACCATCATTGAGGGGTTCAGAAGGGAGCTCAATTATGTGGccaggaagaaacccaaaacagtcaTCTACTGGCTGGCAGAGGTGAAGGACCGCGATGTGGAGATCTGCCTCTCCCACGAGCACCAAGCTTACCGCTGGCTGGGGCTGGATGAGGCCTGCCAGTTGGCTCAATTCGAGGAAATGAAGGCAGCACTCCAAGAAGGACACCAGTTTCTCTGCTCCACGGTGGCCCAAGCTAACTGA